The sequence below is a genomic window from Tubulanus polymorphus chromosome 1, tnTubPoly1.2, whole genome shotgun sequence.
GAAGGAACACTTTCCGTTATTTATACGTGGGGTTTGCTGCAATTAACGGATTGAAAGCATTTCATAGTAAGGTGGCTTAATTTCTGTTCTGGCTCACTTAACCGAAACTAATGCGTAGAATTCGACATGTTCGAATTCTATTGTAAACGCTTGATATTATTCGttatttatgatttaatcTGCTCGTTTAactatatgaattcaaaatagtTCGGGGTTTTATGTTGTAATAGTTTTTGATTCACTGAAGATAAAGGCGAACAAACCCATGGAGATTTGTGACGATTCTTGAGAGAAACCGTTACGTTCTCGTAAGCCGTTCAGTTGTTTTGACTCGATATTCCGGAAAAGGGCAATAAATAATACGTTCTGTAATCGATGCGATATGGATGCGATTGCTAATATTCTGAAGCCGAATCCAAACGGCGTTTCTTCCAGTCCTCGGCCGTCTACCGATGCGGGATCATCAACTACAAAAGATGAGACGAAATTGGCGGTGAACAGACGAACACAACCGAGAGTCAGTATAGCTGATTTGTCGCTACTCAAACGTCGAATGTCTCGGTTACGATTCGAGTGGAAAACGCGAAAATCCCCAAGTGCGGTCGAACGAAAACCGAAATATGAAAACACGTACAAAACTGAGCCTGATAAAGATAGGAAGTTCATTCCCGAACAAGCAGAACGGATCATATACGAAACAATAGAAAACATCGCTAAAGGAGTAAAGTACGATCCGAAAGAATGCGCACTTCTATCCCGTTCAATTGTTGAAGAAGTCAAAGACAAGCTGCGTATCCATATGAACATTCCACGGCATAAGGTCACGTGCTATGCTGTAGTGACCCAGCGCCTGGGCCAGGGCATACAGATGTCTAGTAGATGTGTTTGGGACGAACAAAACGATGGCTGCGCATCGGCAAGATTTGAAAACCAGCACCTTATTGTTTTAGCCACCGCCTTTTTGACTTACTTCGATTAAGAAAACTTTAAGTATATATGCTTgcaaaataatatatttcttggTTGGATTAATTAATAATTTGGATCTAATAAGCTTCATTTTAATCAGTGCAAATTTGCCGtgataaaacaatttttcGTAAGTTTGCATATTCCTTAAATTTCGATTTGTAGCCCATAAAGGCctaatatcaagaaaaaaatttagtacATTGGTTAACACTTGTATTCCTTGTgtttatgatattgaatttacaaaaagacttcaatatatcaatatacatATGGTAGTGTTATTGATGTGATTAAATAATTTTTCCGTaaatttccttttttcttggatttcaagttgtagcttatataggcctaccatcAATAAAATTTTAGTAAATATTGGCCAAGAATCGTCTTCCTCGTCTTTTATAGTATTctatttatgaaaactatattATATCACTATACACATGCCAGTACGCACTTCAGGAGCATGAAGTACATTTCATGGAATTTCAGTATTCAGAGTCACTGCTCCACAGGTGgtctaaattatatatttcagtcaACCACTCAACTCCTTAAAGTCCTTAGTGAGTGTATAATAAATTAGGAACGTGTCAACTACGTATCCAGTCCTGTAATCAGATCAACCTAATTcttgaataatttagaaaatcagttgaaatatGATTTAGCGATTTAAAAGATATGAGTAATAAAACCATCCCTGGCACTGACTGCACAACCACAACCACAAGAAGATAACAACATTTTCCTTGTATCGATTTGCCTGCAAGCGATCTGATTATGTATTCAAGAATTCAAGTGTCATAGTGTTGATTCTAATCGAAAATTCTGACCTTATTGATTATGCATTTTAAGATACCTATAAATCTACATTGATCATTATATCATGAATGCAGGGTTATGTAGTGTGTATGATTTGCATTGATTGAAAGTTTCCCTATGGACGACGAGGAAAAAAATGTCGAACAATCATCGTCTGCAGTACGTAAAATGGCCGATAGTTTCGACCGGTATTTTGCTGCGGACGAAGAAAATACTCATTCTCACAGTTTGGCTGTATCGGGAAATAATAGTGATATCGCTCGAAACAAAAATAGTGACATCACaagtatttcaaaatcaaacgatGCGTTTATTCATCTTCGAAATGAAATTGCTGAACTCAAGCTGCTCATTCAAGAGAAGGAGACTGAACTTGTCACCAGTCGTAGTAGAAATTACGAACTGACTAAGAAGATTGAAAAACTAAAAGCCGAGGTTGGTTTATTTTTTACCCCTTCACCTCGTATGTGCCTCGTAGCTTGCATGCGTGGAAGCGATCaagatatcattttttttcttccaaAAGAACGAGGCCCTTCGAACGTCTAAACGTCATTCGATTAACAGCAACCCCAAGCACCAAATAGCTGAATCTAGGGGACTCTTAAACGAAGACGTGAATAGCGATAGCGAAGAGGACGATGACACAGGTGAATCTTCTGACTTCGAATTAGATGACGAGACCAAGACCACAAGAAGAAAAACGAGAAAAATTGGAAAGGTTTTTTTCATACGTAGacttatcattttcattattatcacgAATTTCGAAAGGGGATCTGAATTcagaaaatgatgtaatttaCAAAGGTCTGGCATAACGAAAATACCTCATCGAGTACTTATCCTTTCTTACAGAAGAAAGGGAGACGCCGAAAAGGCAGAAAATATCACCAAAAAACTAAGCGGGACGTTGAGGTAGACTCAATTACTGTGCATCCGAAGAAGCACGCACGAATACCAGGAAAGGATTTTCTGTCGTTAGACGCTGACCGGTTTTATGGCGTAAGTAAGGAATTCTTGCCACAATACCGTTTTAAAGGAAAAACACTACAGATATTCATTATCCAATCTATCTATCAAGAGAAATGACTTTTTATATTCAGCGGAATCCTTTCCTGATATCAATTCCTGTGTATATCTCTCTTTAAGGAACTTGCTAGCCTATTTCCAAAGATGAGACTAGCGGCAATTATTGacgttgaaaataaattcctaCAAGCTGACCAAAACGACGATGGGGTAAATGCCATCGGTACAAATTCTATACACATCTAGATATGTCAAAACcgagtttgaaaataagtgtGCTTATGTTATTTTACGATATGTAGATGATAGATGCCGATGAACTCGAAAAAATGCTGACAACTTCGCAAACTATGTTCACAAGAAAAGAGGTCATAGAAGTTATTAAGGAATTTGATAAAGATGATACGGGCACATTGGATTTTATTGAGGCTTTAAGCGTAAGTTTATCTATAAGTTACCAAAACCGTGTCAGTGAATTTATTCTGAATTTACCGATGTATTCACTGTCCAATAGTGATAGTGAAGGCACGTAAATGGATCGTACTTGAAGTCGTCAGAAATGTGACGAATATTCGATTGTAAATATTCTTGATTTATTGCAGAGAAATTCCGAATCAAATGACGCCGTTGTAACAAATGGAATTGCACTAAGAGTCAGCTTAAATTTGATCTATATTTCAGGTGATGGATTTGATGGAAAGGAATATGAACACGAAGATACCTTTAAATCTTAAAAGGCAGAAGAGTGCAATTTGTGCCGTTCAATAATGCTACTTCATTTATTACTCAACTGATTCCGACTACAGCTTCAGAATATTGATAAAAGATGGTGACCAAAGGATGTTCTTCACGGGAAGAGAATATTCGGTAATATACATGCAGTGTTTGGGATATGCTATTGACAAGCGAAATTGAGCATGGAATTGCCGCCATTTGGAAATTGGTCGATATAGTCATTATAacccaacgcacacgacgcagtgaaacacggaaacagagaaacatgtttccgagcgTTTCCCTGTGCCGTGTTTGTTTCCGCGTTTCTGGTACCCCGTTTCTCTGTTTCCTTGCGTCGTGCGCGTCGGACTAAAGTATAGCAATATCACGTGAATATTGATTGTGTATTGAAACTTATGTTTAACTAACAGTAAACTGTTACACGATATAGATTTTCAAGGAACATGAATTAAATATTCATTACACGATAAAGCAATGCTTAATCAAATCTGAGAACTTTCTTAATTACATACTGTATATAAATAGTTCCATTGTTGCTATGGAGAATGGGTGTTATATCAACAATTTTGTTTGGTGCGATTCAGCCAATATCGAATTATTGAGTCATTTTACAGAAGGGTAACATCGCAAGCGTTTAAGAAATGCTTTGTAGCCAGCTCGAAAGTGAGAATTAGTGGCTCCATAAAATATGCTGTTTACGCTGCTGTTGATGTGTGCCATTGTTATTGCCACAATGTAGCATACCTTCGGCACACGATCAgcgaaatcaaaaatacacaGTGATGCGTACGGTGTCCAACAtatgagaaatataataaagactATCAACAAAGTCTTTGCTAGTTTGATATCCTTGACGTTAACTTTACTTCGACATGGGTTTCCCTTTCCttgtttttttgtttgctTATCAACCTCATCCTTGTGTGAGGCCATTGGAAAGCCACCTGCATTTACACTTGTGCAGGCTTGATTAGGTGCAACCTTGTTGTTTGTTGGTTTTCTCAATTTAGACATCCAATTTCTACTCGCATTATCTAACTCTGACAGCATCGATTGTTCGTTTGTATCAGCATCAGCGGTAATGGctggtttaatttgattttcgaaAACTCGTAGTTTTTGCCTTCTGACAAAATTGTATATACTAACATTGCAGAAAAAAACGGTAATAAGCGGTATTGTCACGAACATTGTAACGAAGAACGCTGTGTACGAAAAGGAAGCCAGTCTATCGTACGAACAAGCCATAGTTTTCATGTCGTAGGCGTGGGATCCCCAGAACAAGTAATTAGGCAGGTCCAAAAGTACCCACGCAATCACCCATAAACTAACAGCGTATGCAATTGTTTTTTTCCACGTGAATAT
It includes:
- the LOC141915477 gene encoding uncharacterized protein LOC141915477, with product MDDEEKNVEQSSSAVRKMADSFDRYFAADEENTHSHSLAVSGNNSDIARNKNSDITSISKSNDAFIHLRNEIAELKLLIQEKETELVTSRSRNYELTKKIEKLKAENEALRTSKRHSINSNPKHQIAESRGLLNEDVNSDSEEDDDTGESSDFELDDETKTTRRKTRKIGKKKGRRRKGRKYHQKTKRDVEVDSITVHPKKHARIPGKDFLSLDADRFYGELASLFPKMRLAAIIDVENKFLQADQNDDGMIDADELEKMLTTSQTMFTRKEVIEVIKEFDKDDTGTLDFIEALSVMDLMERNMNTKIPLNLKRQKSAICAVQ
- the LOC141899198 gene encoding melatonin receptor type 1C-like encodes the protein MAQNVNSSLDLQNGSAIKTIQDVDFFQEHPVMTYIYLTILIIFTITGNIGNTMVIGAVLTDKRLWSKGNVFIMNLAIADMCVTGFVNPFSICGVVLGPKFFIYRWVLCRIIGSICLVSCTCSLWNIAAISFNRYILICVNRLYNTIFTWKKTIAYAVSLWVIAWVLLDLPNYLFWGSHAYDMKTMACSYDRLASFSYTAFFVTMFVTIPLITVFFCNVSIYNFVRRQKLRVFENQIKPAITADADTNEQSMLSELDNASRNWMSKLRKPTNNKVAPNQACTSVNAGGFPMASHKDEVDKQTKKQGKGNPCRSKVNVKDIKLAKTLLIVFIIFLICWTPYASLCIFDFADRVPKVCYIVAITMAHINSSVNSIFYGATNSHFRAGYKAFLKRLRCYPSVK
- the LOC141899094 gene encoding dynein light chain Tctex-type protein 2B-like yields the protein MDAIANILKPNPNGVSSSPRPSTDAGSSTTKDETKLAVNRRTQPRVSIADLSLLKRRMSRLRFEWKTRKSPSAVERKPKYENTYKTEPDKDRKFIPEQAERIIYETIENIAKGVKYDPKECALLSRSIVEEVKDKLRIHMNIPRHKVTCYAVVTQRLGQGIQMSSRCVWDEQNDGCASARFENQHLIVLATAFLTYFD